A genomic window from Motacilla alba alba isolate MOTALB_02 chromosome 6, Motacilla_alba_V1.0_pri, whole genome shotgun sequence includes:
- the SAMD8 gene encoding sphingomyelin synthase-related protein 1, translating to MAGNNQLCIRRWTTKNVAKWLKEEGFCEYVDLLCNRHRLDGITLLTLTEYDLRSPPLEIKILGDIKRLMLSIRKLQKQHIDVLEELGYTSDGHAGTVCPAGSLQGGDWFCNGEVPRDYDGPITDLNGDQYQYANGKNKHATRRLDPEYWKTVLSCVYVFIVFGFTSFVMVIVHERVPDMQTYPPLPDIFLDSVPRIPWAFAMTEVCGVILCYIWLLVLLLHKHRSILLRRLCSLMGTVFLLRCITMFVTSLSVPGQHLQCTGKLYGNVWAKLQRAFAIWSGFGMTLTGVHTCGDYMFSGHTVVLTMLNFFVTEYTPRSWNFLHTLSWVLNLFGIFFILAAHEHYSIDVFIAFYITTRLFLYYHTLANTRAYHQSRRARIWFPMFSFFECNVNGTVPNEYCWPFSKPTILKRLIG from the exons ATGGCGGGCAATAACCAGCTTTGCATTCGACGTTGGACTACCAAGAACGTGGCCAAGTGGCTGAAGGAAGAAGGCTTCTGTGAATATGTGGATCTTTTGTGCAACAGACACAGGCTCGATGGAATTACCCTGCTGACCCTTACTGAGTATGACTTGCGATCTCCTCCTCTGGAAATCAAAATCTTGGGGGATATCAAGAGGCTGATGTTGTCCATACGCAaactgcagaagcagcacattGACGTCCTGGAAGAGCTGGGTTACACCAGTGATGGTCATGCTGGCACCGTGTGCCCAGCTGGTTCACTACAGGGGGGAGATTGGTTTTGTAATGGTGAAGTACCTCGGGACTATGATGGACCAATTACTGACTTGAATGGTGATCAGTATcaatatgcaaatggaaaaaacaaacatgccACACGAAGACTGGACCCAGAGTATTGGAAAACAGTTTTGAGTTGTGTGTATGTCTTCATAGTGTTTGGCTTTACATCATTTGTCATGGTGATAGTACACGAGCGGGTACCTGACATGCAGACATATCCACCTCTGCCAGACATATTTCTAGATAG cGTCCCTAGGATACCATGGGCTTTTGCTATGACTGAAGTATGTGGTGTAATTCTTTGCTACATTTGGCTCTTGGTTCTTCTGCTTCACAAACACAG ATCTATACTGCTGCGCAGGCTGTGCAGCCTCATGGGGACAGTATTTCTATTACGCTGCATTACAATGTTTGTTACCTCACTCTCGGTGCCAGGACAGCATTTGCAGTGTACTGGAAAG TTGTATGGCAATGTTTGGGCCAAACTCCAGCGGGCATTTGCAATATGGAGTGGCTTTGGAATGACTCTGACTGGAGTGCATACATGTGGAGATTATATGTTCAGTGGTCACACTGTCGTCCTGACCATGCTCAACTTCTTTGTCACAGAAT ATACGCCAAGGAGCTGGAACTTCTTGCACACCTTGTCCTGGGTCCTGAATCTCTTTGGAATCTTCTTCATTTTGGCTGCACATGAACATTATTCTATAGACGTCTTCATTGCCTTTTACATCACAACAAGGCTCTTTTTGTATTACCATACATTGGCTAATACTAGAGCATATCATCAGAGTAGGAGGGCAAGGATATGGTTtccaatgttttctttttttgaatgCAATGTTAATGGTACTGTTCCCAATGAGTATTGCTGGCCCTTTTCAAAACCTACTATACTAAAAAGATTAATTGGTTGA